One part of the Pieris napi chromosome 4, ilPieNapi1.2, whole genome shotgun sequence genome encodes these proteins:
- the LOC125048712 gene encoding UDP-xylose and UDP-N-acetylglucosamine transporter, whose product MNLKAALAICMVFVGCCSNVVFLEFVVKEDPGAGNLATFLQFLFIACIGFCTVGKFGTAKRNIPFKQYLLLVGFFWTSSVANNYAFDFNISMPLHMIFRAGSLMANMAMGVWILKKRYPVLKYLAIFMISAGIAICTIQSSGDVKAPRETHEDAAEEEKLKFIDWLWWCLGIGILTFALFVSARMGIFQESLYSKFGKHPWEALYYTHLLPLVFWLPTATNLTNHVSIALDTPVVDFLGFTLPRQVLWLILYVLTQGLCISAVYVLTTECASLVVTLTVTLRKFVSLIFSILYFKNPFTLGHWTGTLLVFIGTMIFTEILQKSIALFIPKGKKKVQ is encoded by the coding sequence ATGAACCTCAAAGCTGCATTAGCCATTTGTATGGTGTTTGTGGGATGTTGTTCCAATGTTGTGTTTTTGGAATTCGTCGTTAAGGAAGACCCAGGCGCGGGAAATCTGGCAACATTCCTGCAATTCTTATTTATAGCTTGTATTGGTTTCTGTACCGTTGGAAAATTTGGTACAGCTAAACGAAATATACCATTTAAACAATACTTGCTATTAGTAGGATTTTTCTGGACAAGCAGTGTTGCCAACAATTACGCGTTTGATTTTAACATATCTATGCCACTACATATGATATTCCGAGCCGGTTCCCTCATGGCAAATATGGCTATGGGCGTCTGGATCTTGAAGAAACGCTACCcagtattaaaatacttagcTATATTCATGATATCCGCTGGTATTGCCATATGTACAATACAATCGAGCGGGGATGTAAAAGCACCTAGAGAAACGCATGAAGATGCTGCCGAGGAGGAGAAACTAAAATTCATAGATTGGCTCTGGTGGTGTTTGGGAATAGGAATTTTGACCTTCGCTCTATTCGTATCAGCGAGAATGGGTATCTTCCAAGAATCCCTGTATTCTAAATTCGGAAAACATCCGTGGGAGGCGCTTTACTACACGCATTTACTGCCTCTGGTATTTTGGCTACCGACAGCTACTAATTTGACAAACCATGTTAGCATAGCGTTAGATACACCAGTTGTGGATTTCCTTGGGTTTACTCTACCGCGCCAAGTCCTATGGCTAATTTTGTATGTGTTAACACAAGGTCTGTGTATCAGCGCCGTGTATGTATTGACTACGGAATGTGCATCCCTAGTTGTGACTTTGACGGTTACACTACGAAAGTTCGTATCacttatattttctattctgTATTTCAAAAATCCCTTCACACTTGGTCATTGGACCGGTACTTTATTAGTCTTTATTGGAACTATGATATTCACAGAGATATTACAGAAATCAATCGCTTTGTTTATACCTAAGGGGAAGAAGAAAGTGCAGTAA